A genomic window from Pseudomonas alcaligenes includes:
- a CDS encoding GNAT family N-acetyltransferase — MFQPQPVTLQQGALRLEPLSEADLPGLLALAEANRESQQYMSGSSRPDWYRSALAEHREGRAVVFAIRLAGELVGTTRFFDFNPVLPAAEIGSTWLDARQQGTGLNGMIKYLLLRHAFEEWQLVRVQLKTAASNLRSRRAIEKLGAVREGLLRNHRRLADGRLDHTVMYSITDSEWPQVKADLEARFGA; from the coding sequence ATGTTCCAGCCCCAACCCGTCACCCTGCAGCAGGGCGCCCTGCGCCTGGAACCGCTGAGCGAGGCGGACCTGCCGGGGCTGCTGGCCCTGGCCGAGGCCAACCGCGAGTCCCAGCAGTACATGAGCGGCAGCAGCCGCCCGGACTGGTACCGCAGCGCCCTGGCCGAGCACCGTGAGGGCCGCGCGGTGGTGTTCGCCATCCGCCTGGCCGGCGAGCTGGTCGGCACCACCCGCTTCTTCGACTTCAACCCGGTGCTGCCGGCCGCCGAGATCGGTTCCACCTGGCTCGATGCCCGCCAGCAGGGCACGGGCCTGAACGGCATGATCAAGTACCTGCTGCTGCGCCACGCCTTCGAGGAGTGGCAGCTGGTACGCGTGCAACTGAAGACCGCCGCCAGCAACCTGCGCTCGCGGCGCGCCATCGAGAAGCTCGGCGCCGTGCGCGAGGGCCTGCTGCGCAACCATCGGCGCCTGGCCGACGGCCGCCTCGACCACACGGTGATGTACAGCATCACCGACAGCGAGTGGCCGCAGGTCAAGGCTGACCTGGAGGCGCGCTTCGGTGCCTGA
- a CDS encoding NahK/ErcS family hybrid sensor histidine kinase/response regulator, translated as MSLSGGLIAFVALAYMAILFAIAFYGDRRRTPLPPRLRAWVYSLSLAVYCTSWTFFGAVGQAAGELWSFLPIYLGPMIVLLFAPWVVEKMVAISKQENITSIADFIAARYGKSQSLAVVVALICLVGVLPYIALQLKGIVLGVNLLVGTEPSPSRGQDTALIVSLILALFTVLFGTRSLDVTEHHRGMVLAIAFESLVKLLAFLAVGLFVTWGLFDGFDDLLARASRAPELDAFWAQTLSWPSMLVQTGLAMLAIVCLPRQFHVGVVENNEASDLRLARWVFPAYLLLAALFVVPIALAGQLLLPGDVAPDSFVISLPLAEAHPALALLAFIGGASAATGMVIVEAVALSTMVSNDMLLPALLRRQSAERPFEAFRHWMLSARRLSILIILLLAYVCYRLLGSNASLATIGQLSFAAIGQLAPAMFGALVWKQANRRGVFAGLAAGCALWFYTLLLPLVAGGLRWSLDSFPLLPELLYYPIGFEVDPLTRGVVLSLAGNWLLFAGVSWFSRTRVSEHWQAGRFIGLDTGARPGARHLLAVQVADLMALAARFVGEERARQSFLRFSYQQDKPFNLSQNADSEWIAHTERLLAGVLGASSTRAVVRAAIEGREMQVEDVVRIVDEASEVLQFNRALLQGAIENITQGISVVDQNLQLVAWNRRYLELFEYPEGLIGVGRPIADIIRYNAERGLCGPGEVESHVTRRLHWMRQGNAHTSERLFPNGRVIELIGNPMPGGGFVMSFTDITAFREAERALKEANEGLEQRVAERTRELSQLNQALSEAKAGAEAANQSKTRFLAAVSHDLMQPLNAARLFSAALAHQQDALPREARELVRHLDSSLRSAEDLITDLLDISRLESGRITPERSQFPLAQLFEALGAEFKVLAQEQGVDFRMVPCRLRIDSDPRLLRRVLQNFLTNAFRYAKGHVLLGARREGGQLRLEVWDRGPGIPEDKRKVIFEEFKRLDSHQTRAEKGLGLGLAIADGLCRVLGHRLEVRSWPGKGSVFSVSVPLASSQSAAGAALPVSELNGQALGGAQVLCIDNEDSILAGMHSLLSRWGCQVWTARNRLECEHLLDEAVQPQLALVDYHLDEGDTGTELMAWLRTRLGQPLPGVVISADGRPELVAEVHAAGLDYLAKPVKPAALRALISRHLPLE; from the coding sequence ATGTCGCTGTCCGGCGGATTGATCGCCTTCGTCGCCCTGGCCTACATGGCCATCCTGTTCGCCATCGCCTTCTACGGCGACCGCCGCCGCACTCCGCTGCCGCCGCGCCTGCGCGCCTGGGTCTACAGCCTGTCGCTGGCGGTGTACTGCACCAGCTGGACCTTCTTCGGCGCGGTCGGCCAGGCCGCCGGCGAGCTGTGGTCGTTCCTGCCGATCTACCTGGGGCCGATGATCGTCCTGCTCTTCGCCCCCTGGGTGGTGGAGAAGATGGTGGCGATCAGCAAGCAGGAGAACATCACCTCGATCGCCGACTTCATCGCCGCCCGCTACGGCAAGTCGCAGAGCCTGGCGGTGGTGGTGGCGCTGATCTGCCTGGTCGGCGTGCTGCCCTACATCGCCCTGCAGCTCAAGGGCATCGTCCTCGGCGTCAACCTGCTGGTGGGCACCGAGCCCAGCCCCAGCCGCGGCCAGGACACGGCGCTGATCGTGTCGCTGATCCTCGCCCTATTCACCGTGCTGTTCGGCACCCGCAGCCTGGACGTCACCGAGCACCACCGCGGCATGGTGCTGGCGATCGCCTTCGAGTCGCTGGTCAAGCTGCTGGCCTTCCTCGCCGTCGGCCTGTTCGTCACCTGGGGCCTGTTCGACGGCTTCGACGACCTGCTCGCGCGCGCCAGCCGGGCGCCGGAACTCGACGCGTTCTGGGCGCAGACCCTGAGCTGGCCAAGCATGCTGGTGCAGACCGGCCTGGCCATGCTGGCCATCGTCTGCCTGCCGCGGCAGTTCCACGTCGGCGTGGTGGAGAACAACGAGGCCAGCGACCTGCGCCTGGCGCGCTGGGTGTTCCCCGCCTACCTGCTGCTGGCCGCACTGTTCGTCGTGCCCATCGCCCTGGCCGGCCAGCTGCTGCTGCCGGGCGACGTGGCACCGGACTCCTTCGTCATCAGCCTGCCGCTGGCCGAGGCGCACCCGGCTCTGGCCCTGCTGGCCTTCATCGGCGGCGCCTCGGCGGCCACCGGCATGGTCATCGTCGAGGCGGTGGCGTTGTCGACCATGGTCTCCAACGACATGCTGCTGCCGGCCCTGCTGCGCCGGCAGAGCGCCGAGCGGCCGTTCGAGGCCTTCCGCCACTGGATGCTCAGCGCGCGGCGCCTGAGCATCCTGATCATCCTGCTGCTGGCCTACGTGTGCTACCGCCTGCTCGGCTCCAACGCCAGCCTGGCCACCATCGGCCAGCTGTCGTTCGCCGCCATCGGCCAGCTGGCGCCGGCCATGTTCGGCGCCCTGGTGTGGAAGCAGGCCAACCGCCGCGGCGTGTTCGCCGGCCTGGCCGCCGGCTGCGCGCTGTGGTTCTACACCCTGCTGCTGCCGCTGGTGGCCGGCGGCCTGCGCTGGTCGCTGGACAGCTTCCCGCTGCTGCCGGAGCTGCTCTACTACCCGATCGGCTTCGAGGTCGACCCGCTGACCCGTGGCGTGGTGCTGTCGCTGGCCGGCAACTGGCTGCTGTTCGCCGGGGTCTCCTGGTTCTCCCGCACGCGGGTCTCCGAACACTGGCAGGCCGGTCGCTTCATCGGCCTGGACACCGGCGCGCGGCCCGGCGCGCGCCACCTGCTGGCGGTGCAGGTGGCCGACCTGATGGCCCTGGCCGCGCGCTTCGTCGGCGAGGAACGGGCAAGGCAGAGCTTCCTGCGCTTCTCCTACCAGCAGGACAAGCCGTTCAACCTCAGCCAGAACGCCGACAGCGAGTGGATCGCCCACACCGAGCGCCTGCTCGCCGGCGTGCTCGGCGCCTCCAGCACGCGCGCGGTGGTGCGCGCCGCCATCGAGGGGCGGGAGATGCAGGTGGAGGACGTGGTGCGCATCGTCGACGAGGCGTCCGAGGTCCTGCAGTTCAACCGCGCCCTGCTGCAGGGCGCCATCGAGAACATCACCCAGGGCATCAGCGTGGTCGACCAGAACCTGCAGCTGGTGGCCTGGAACCGTCGCTATCTGGAACTGTTCGAGTACCCCGAGGGGCTGATCGGCGTCGGCCGGCCGATCGCCGACATCATCCGCTACAACGCCGAGCGCGGCCTGTGCGGCCCCGGCGAGGTGGAAAGCCACGTGACCCGCCGCCTGCACTGGATGCGCCAGGGCAACGCGCACACCTCCGAACGGCTGTTCCCCAACGGCCGGGTCATCGAGCTGATCGGGAACCCCATGCCCGGCGGCGGCTTCGTCATGAGCTTCACCGACATCACCGCCTTCCGCGAGGCCGAGCGCGCCCTCAAGGAAGCCAACGAGGGCCTGGAGCAGCGGGTGGCCGAACGCACCCGCGAGCTGTCGCAGCTGAACCAGGCGCTTTCCGAGGCCAAGGCCGGGGCCGAGGCCGCCAACCAGTCGAAGACCCGCTTCCTCGCCGCCGTCAGCCACGACCTGATGCAGCCGCTGAACGCCGCCCGGCTGTTCTCCGCCGCCCTCGCCCACCAGCAGGACGCCCTGCCGCGCGAAGCCCGCGAGCTGGTGCGCCACCTCGACAGCTCGCTGCGCTCGGCCGAGGACCTGATCACCGACCTGCTGGACATCTCGCGCCTGGAGAGCGGGCGCATCACCCCCGAGCGCAGCCAGTTCCCCCTGGCCCAGCTGTTCGAGGCCCTCGGTGCCGAGTTCAAGGTGCTGGCCCAGGAGCAGGGCGTGGACTTCCGTATGGTGCCCTGCCGCCTGCGCATCGACAGCGACCCGCGCCTGCTGCGGCGGGTGCTGCAGAACTTCCTGACCAACGCCTTCCGCTACGCCAAGGGCCATGTGCTGCTCGGCGCGCGCCGCGAGGGCGGGCAGCTGCGCCTGGAGGTGTGGGACCGCGGCCCGGGCATTCCCGAGGACAAGCGCAAGGTGATCTTCGAGGAGTTCAAGCGCCTGGACAGCCACCAGACCCGCGCCGAGAAGGGCCTGGGCCTGGGCCTGGCGATCGCCGATGGCCTCTGTCGCGTGCTCGGCCACCGCCTGGAGGTGCGCTCCTGGCCGGGCAAGGGCAGCGTGTTCAGCGTCAGCGTGCCGCTGGCCAGCAGCCAGAGCGCGGCAGGCGCGGCGCTGCCGGTGAGCGAATTGAACGGCCAGGCCCTCGGCGGCGCCCAGGTGCTGTGCATCGACAACGAGGACAGCATCCTCGCCGGCATGCACAGCCTGCTGTCGCGCTGGGGCTGCCAGGTGTGGACGGCGCGCAACCGCCTGGAGTGCGAACACCTGCTGGACGAGGCGGTGCAACCACAACTGGCGCTGGTCGACTACCACCTGGACGAGGGCGACACCGGCACCGAGCTGATGGCCTGGCTGCGCACCCGTCTCGGCCAGCCGCTGCCGGGCGTGGTGATCAGCGCCGATGGCCGCCCGGAGCTGGTGGCCGAGGTGCACGCCGCCGGCCTCGACTACCTGGCCAAGCCGGTCAAGCCGGCCGCCCTGCGCGCCCTGATCAGCCGCCACCTGCCGTTGGAGTGA
- a CDS encoding acyltransferase — translation MLHFLPHALRGIVSALLLALNTLFWCWPLFFVALLKLLLPIALVQRGLRFVMHGIAEAWIGFNKFWMDLARRTRWNVEGMQGLDTRHSYLVTSNHQSWVDILVLQYLLNRRMPLLKFFLKQELIWVPVIGLCWWALEFPFMKRYSKEYLARHPEKRGQDLATTRKACERYKSNPVSVFNFLEGTRLTPQKHAQQQSPFRYLLKPKAGGIAFVLDAMGEQLDALVNVTIHYPGGNPGFWDLLCGRLGEVVVRFDKLDIPADFIGRNYDQDEQYRLQFQQWVNQLWEAKDAQLAELHRQFPG, via the coding sequence ATGCTGCATTTTCTACCCCACGCGCTGCGCGGTATCGTCAGCGCCCTGCTGTTGGCCCTCAACACCCTGTTCTGGTGCTGGCCACTGTTCTTCGTCGCCCTGCTCAAGCTGCTGCTGCCGATTGCCCTGGTGCAACGTGGCCTGCGTTTCGTCATGCACGGCATCGCCGAGGCCTGGATCGGCTTCAACAAGTTCTGGATGGACCTGGCCCGGCGCACCCGCTGGAACGTCGAGGGCATGCAGGGCCTGGACACGCGCCACTCCTACCTGGTGACCAGCAACCACCAGAGCTGGGTGGACATCCTGGTGCTGCAGTACCTGCTCAACCGGCGCATGCCGCTGCTCAAGTTCTTCCTCAAGCAGGAGCTGATCTGGGTGCCAGTGATCGGCCTGTGCTGGTGGGCGCTGGAGTTCCCCTTCATGAAGCGCTACAGCAAGGAATACCTGGCCAGGCATCCGGAGAAGCGCGGCCAGGACCTGGCCACCACGCGCAAGGCCTGTGAGCGCTACAAGAGCAATCCGGTATCGGTGTTCAACTTCCTCGAAGGCACCCGCCTGACCCCGCAGAAGCACGCCCAGCAGCAATCGCCCTTCCGCTACCTGCTCAAGCCCAAGGCCGGCGGCATCGCCTTCGTGCTGGACGCCATGGGCGAGCAGCTGGACGCCCTGGTCAACGTCACCATCCACTACCCGGGCGGCAACCCCGGCTTCTGGGACCTGCTGTGCGGGCGCCTGGGCGAGGTGGTGGTGCGCTTCGACAAGCTGGATATTCCGGCCGACTTCATCGGCCGCAACTACGACCAGGACGAGCAGTACCGCCTGCAGTTCCAGCAGTGGGTCAACCAGCTGTGGGAAGCCAAGGACGCGCAGCTGGCCGAACTGCACCGCCAGTTCCCGGGCTGA